CCGCCAGCAGAACCTGCTGGTGGGTGAAGCCACGGCCGAGCGCATCAAGACGTCGATCGGCACCGCGCGCATGCCCGACGACGGGCGCGGCAGCTCGATGCAGATCCGCGGCCGCGACCTGCTGAACGGCGTGCCGAAGGAAACCGAGATCAGCCAGGCCCAGGTGGCCGAGGCGCTGTCCGAGCCGGTGCAGGCGATCTGCGAGGCGGTGATGTCCGCGCTCGAAGCAACCCCCCCGGATCTGGCGGCCGACATCGTCGATCGCGGCGTCATGCTGACCGGCGGCGGCGCGCTGCTGGGCGATCTCGATCTGGCGCTGCGCGAGCAGACCGGGCTTGCGGTGTCCATCGCCGAGGAAAGCCTCAACTGCGTGGCGCTCGGCACCGGCAAGGCGCTGGAATACGAAAAGCAGCTGCAGCACGCGATCGACTACGACAGCTGATCCCTTTCGGGATCGTCCCGGCTGCGGCATAGTCCGGGGCGGGTGCTGCCGAGGCCGCACCCGCCCTGCACCGCCCCTGAGGCACACGTGACGCAGAGGCCACCCGCAGAGATCCGATGGCGAAACACGGCACCAACAGCGAAGACTATTCCGCCCCGCTGAAGCGCCTGCTTCTGGCGGTGTTGATCCTGTGGCTCACCGGGCTGTTCATCCTCTGGCGCATCGACAGCCCGCGCGTCGAGCGGTTCCGCGCACAGGTGATCGACACCATCATGCCCGGGTTCGACTGGGCGATGGCGCCGGTCACCGGCGCGGTGAAGATCCTGCGCGACTTCCAGTCCTACCAGCGCATCCACGAGCAGAACCAGGAGCTGCGCCGCGAGCTGCGCCGGATGACCGCCTGGAAGGAGGCCGCGCTGCAGCTCGAGCAGGAGAACGCCAAGCTGCGCGATCTCAACAACGTGCAGCTCGATCCGCGGCTGACCTATATCACCGGCGTGGTCCTGGCCGACAGCGGCTCGCCCTTCCGCCAGTCGGTGCTGATCAACGTCGGCAGCCGCGACGGCATCGTCGACGGCTGGGCCACGATGGACGGCATCGGTCTAGTCGGGCGCATCTCGGGGGTCGGGAACAACACGGCGCGGGTGATCCTGCTGACCGACGCCAGCAGTCGCATCCCGGCGACGATCCAACCCTCGGGCCAGCGGGCCATGGTGGTCGGCGACAATTCGGCCAACCCGCCGATCGATTTCCTCGAGAACCCCGACCTGGTGAAGCCCGGCGACCGCATTGTCACCTCGGGCGATGGCGAGGTTTTCCCGCCGGGGCTGCTGATTGGCCAGGTGGTGCAGGATCCGGGCGGGCGGCTGCGCGTGCGCCTTGCCGCCGATTACGAGCGGCTGGAGTTTCTGCGCGTGCTGCGCGACCACGGCGCGCGGCGGGTCAGCGCCCCGTCGGGGCTGATCCTGCCCGAAACCCCGCCCGAGGCACCGCAGCCCGAGGCGGTGACCGATCCGACGGTGCCACCGCTCAGCGACGCGGAGCCCGGATCGGGGCCGGAGGCCGGCAATGGCTGAGAGCAGCCGCCCGGCCAAGGTCTGGATGATGCGCGCCATTTTCGTCGCCCTGACCTTCGCGCTCATCTTCATCCACCTGCTGCCGCTCGACCTGATGCCCGCCGCCTATGCGGGACCGGACGTGCTGACCGCCCTGTGCTTTGCCTGGGCGCTGCGTCGGCCCGACTACGTGCCCGCGCTGCTGGTGGCGGGAGTCATCCTGCTGGCCGACCTGCTGTTCCAGCGCCCGCCGGGGCTCTGGGCGGTGCTGGTGCTGATGGCCACCGAGTCGCTGAAGAACCGCGACGGGCCGCGGCGCGAGCAGACCTTCTTGATGGAATGGATCACCGTCGCCGTGGTGCTGGCGGTGATCACGATCCTGTTCCGGCTGGCGCTGGGGCTCTTGATCGTGCCCGAGGGAACCTCTTTCCTTGCGCTCATGCGATACGCCACCACCGTGATCTGCTACCCTCTGGTGGTCCTGCTGTCGCAGGGCCTGTTCGGCGTGCGCCGGATGGCGCCGGGCGATTTCGACCATGCCGGGAGACCGATGTGAGACGCACCCCCAAGGAAAGCTCCGACAGCTGGCGCCGCATCTCGCGCCGCGCCCTGCTGCTGGGCGGCGTGCAGCTCGGCTTTGCCGGGATGCTGGGGCTGCGCATGCACCACATGCAGGTCGATCAGGCGGACGAGTTCCGCCTGCTGGCCGAGGAAAACCGCATCAACATGCGGCTGATCCCGCCGAGCCGCGGACGCATCTTCGACCGCAAGGGCAAGGTCATCGCCGAGAACACCCCGACCTACCGCATCACCATCGTTCGCGAAGACGCCGGGGACGTCGAGGATGTGATCGCCAAGCTCTCGGCGCTGGTCGAGCTGGACGAGGACGAGCTCAATCGCGCGCTGGCCGAGATGCGCCGCTCTGCCCCCTTCCTGCCGATCACCATCGCCGACCGGGTGAGCTGGGAGTCGATCAGCCGAGTCGCGGTCAACGCCCCTGCCCTTCCTGGCGTCACCCCCGAGGTCGGCCTGTCGCGCTTTTACCCGCAGCACGGCAACTTCGCGCATGTGGTGGGCTATGTCGGCCCGGTGTCCGAGCGCGACCTCGCTCGCTACGAGGACCCCGAACCGGTGCTGCGCATCCCGCGCTTCCAGATCGGCAAGGTCGGAGTCGAGGCCAAATACGAGGAAGAGCTGCGCGGCAAGGCGGGGGCCAAACGCGTCGAGGTCAACGCCGTGGGCCGGGTCATGCGCGAGCTCGACCGGCGCGAGGGCGACAACGGGGCCGACATCCAGGTGACCATCGACAGCGATCTGCAGGACTACGTGCAGGCGCGGCTGGGCCATGAATCCGCCTCCTGCGTGATCATGGACGTGGAAAAAGGCGACCTGCTGGCCATCGCTTCGGCTCCCTCTTTCGATCCCAACAAGTTCGTGCGCGGCATCTCGGTCGCCGACTATTCGATCCTGCGCGACAACGATCACCGCCCGCTCGCCTCGAAGACCGTGCAGGACGCCTACCCGCCGGGCTCGACCTTCAAGATGGTCACCGCGCTCGCCGCGCTCGAGGCGGGGGTCCTCTCGCCCGACGACACCGTCTGGTGCCCCGGCCACCTGGAGGTCGGGTCGCGCCGATTCCACTGCTGGAAGCGCTCCGGCCACGGGCACGTGACGCTGGAGCAGGCGCTGCAGCAGAGCTGCGACGTGTTCTTCTACGACGTGGCGATGAAGGTCGGCATCGACCGCATCGCGGATGTCGGTCGGCGGCTCGGGCTCGGCACCGCGCCGGACGTGCCGATGTCGGCGACGACCTCCGGCATCATGCCCAACAGGGAGTGGAAGCAGCGCGAGCGGGGCAAGGGCTGGCTGATCGGCGACACGGTGAACGCCTCGATCGGTCAGGGCTTCGTCCTGACCTCGCCCCTGCAGCTCGCGATCATGACCGCCCGGATCGCCACCGGCCGCGAGGTACACCCGCGGCTCGTCAAGACCATAGACGGGGTCGAGACCGAGCTTGTCGGCGGGCAGGCGCTCGACATCAATCCCAACCACCTGCGCTGGGTGCGCAAGGGCATGTCGTCGGTGATGAATACCACGCGCGGCACGGGCTACCGTTCACGCGTTGTCGCCGAAGGCTACGAGCTTGCCGGCAAGTCGGGCACGGCGCAGGTCCGCAACCGGGTGGTCAGCAACGACGAGGTTCCGTGGGTCGAGCGCGACCATGCGCTCTTTGTCGGCTTCGGCCCGGTGAACGCGCCGCGCATCGCGGTTTCGGTGGTCGTCGAGCACGGCGGCGGCGGCTCCTCGGCCGCGGCCCCCATCGTGCGCGACGTGGCGCTGCAGGCGCTCTACGGCGGCACGCCCCCGCTCGACGCCTACCCTTCGTCGGACCACGACAAGATCAAGGAGCTGCAGGAGCGGCTCGACCGCGAGCGCCGCGAGCGCGCCGAACAGGCACGGGGGCGCGCGTGAGCTATCTCGAATACACCGTCAAGACCACGCCCACGGGCTGGCGCAAGGTGCTCTACATCAACTGGCCGCTGGTGATCCTGCTGACCGCCGTGGCCAGCGTCGGCTTCCTGATGCTCTACTCGGTGGCTGGCGGACGCCTTGACGTCTGGGCCGAGCCGCAGATGAAGCGCTTCGGCCTCGGGCTGGCGGCGATGTTCGTCACCGCCATGGTGCCGATCTGGCTCTGGCGGAACCTGTCGGTTCTGGCCTACCTCGGCGCGCTCGCGCTGTTGATCGCCGTAGAGCTCTTCGGCACCGTCGGCATGGGCGCGCAGCGCTGGATCGACATCGGCTTCATGCGGCTGCAGCCGTCGGAGCTGATGAAGATCGCGCTGGTGATGGTGCTGGCCGCCTACTACGACTGGCTGCCGCTGAGAAAGACGTCGCGCCCGCTCTGGGTGCTGATGCCGATCCTGCTGATCCTGCTGCCGACCGGGCTGACGCTGATCCAGCCCGACCTCGGCACGGCGCTGCTGCTGATGATCGGCGGCGGGCTGATCATGTTCCTCGCCGGGGTGCACTGGGCCTATTTTGCCGTGGTGATCGCCGCCGGGGTGGGCACGGTCTTTACCGTCTTCGAGTCGCGCGGCACCGACTGGCAGCTGCTGAAGGACTACCAGTTCCGCCGCATCGACACCTTCCTCGACCCATCCACCGATCCGCTCGGCGCGGGCTATCACATCACCCAGGCCAAGATCGCCATGGGCTCGGGCGGCTGGACCGGGCGCGGCTTCATGCAGGGCACCCAGTCGCGGCTCAACTTCCTGCCCGAGAAGCACACAGACTTCATTTTCAACACGTTGGCCGAGGAGTTCGGCTTCGTCGGCGGCATGTCGCTGCTGACGCTCTACGTGCTGATCCTGCTGTTCTGCATCTTTGCCGCGCTGCGCAACCGCGACCGGTTCTCCTCGCTGCTGACGCTGGGCATCGGGCTCACCTTCTTCCTCTACTTCGCGGTCAACATGTCGATGGTCATGGGCCTTGCGCCCGTGGTCGGTGTGCCGCTGCCCATGGTGAGCTACGGCGGCTCGGCCATGCTGGTGTTGATGATCGCCTTCGGTCTCGTGCAGAGTGCGCACATCCACAGGCCACGCTAGACTTCGCAAGGACTTTCATGACCACGACGATCCTCTTCGCCGCCCCGCAGGACAGCTGGGACGAATACCGCGCGCCGCTTACCGAGGCGCTGGACGCCACCGGGATCGACTACCGCCTCTCCCGCGACATCCCTGCGGGCGAGGTCGAGTACATCGTCTATGCTCCGAGCTCGGGCCTGACCGACTTCACCGGTTTTCCCAAGCTCAAGGCGGTGCTGAGCCTCTGGGCAGGGGTCGAGAAGATCGTGGGCAACGACAAGCTTACTGTGCCGCTCACGCGCATGGTGGACGACGAGGGGCTCACCCAGGGCATGGTCGAATATGTCATCGGCCACGCGCTGCGCCATCACCTCGGTATGGATGCGCATATCGTGAATCCCGGGCATGTCTGGCTGAACAAGGCGCCGCCGCTGGCGCGCGAGCGCCCGGTCACCGTGCTCGGCCTCGGCATGCTGGGCAGTGCCTGCGCCCGGCAACTTGCGCAGATCGGCTTCCCGGTGACCGGCTGGAGCCGCACCCCCCGGGAGATCGAGGGTATCCGCTGCCTGTCGGGCGCCGAGGGGCTGGCCGAAGCGCTCGCCGGCGCCGAGATCGTCGTGCTGCTGCTGCCCTTCACCCCGCAGACCGAGAACACGCTTGGCGCCGAGCAGTTCGCCCTGCTGGCGCCGGGTGCAGCGATCATCAACCCCGGTCGCGGCCCGCTGATCGACGACGACGCGCTGCTGGCGGCGCTCGACGGCGGACAGGTCGGCCATGCCACGCTCGACGTTTTCCGGGTCGAGCCGCTGCCGCAGGACCATCCGTTCTGGGCGCATCCCAAGGTGACGGTCACTCCCCATATCGCCGCCGAAACCCGGGCCGACTCGGCCTCGCGGGTGATTGCCGAGAACCTGCGGCGCGGCGTCGCGGGCGAGCCGCTGCTGCATCTTGTGGACCGGGGCGCGGGATACTGATAAGGCGCGGCGCATCTTAACTGGAGATGCTGCCGCCATGCCCCTGCCCGAGACCTTCGACCGCAACGTGAAGATCGCCCCCTCGATCCTCTCCGCCGATTTCGCCAATTTCGGCGCCGAGATCCGCGCCGTCGAGGCGCAGGGGGCGGACTGGATCCACGTCGACGTGATGGATGGCCACTTCGTGCCGAACCTGACCTTCGGTCCGCCGCTGGTGAAGGCGATCCGCCCGCACATCTCGACCGTCATGGACGTGCACCTGATGATCGCGCCGGTCGATCCCTACATCGAGGCCTTCGCCGAGGCAGGCGCCGATATCATCACGGCGCACCTCGAGGCCGGCGCCCACACCCATCGCACCCTGCAGGCGATCCGCGCCTCGGGTGCCAAGGCCGGGCTCGCTCTGAACCCCGGCACCCCGGTCGAAGCGGCGGCACCGCTTCTCGACATGTGCGACCTCGTCTGCCTGATGACCGTGAACCCCGGCTTCGGCGGGCAGAAGTTCATCCACAGCCAGGTGGCGCAGGTGAAGAAGCTGCGCGAGATGATCGGCGATCGCGAGATCCACATCGAGATCGACGGCGGCGTCGATCCCTCGACCGCGCCGCTGGTGGTCGAGGCAGGGGCAGACGTGCTGGTGGCGGGATCCGCCGTCTTCCGCGGCGGCTCGGTCGAGAACCCGGCACCCTACGGCGAGAACATCCGCGCCATCCGCGCCAGCCTCGAGGGCTGAACCTCCGCGCCTCGGGAGCGGAGACCCCTCCTTCAAAGAAGAAAGGCGCCGCGATTTCTCGCGGCGCCTTTCTTCATTTCTGTCGGATGCGGCTCAATGCCCGCCGAGAATGCCCGTGCGTACGTGGTAATCCGCGGCCAGCGCGTAATCGGGGTCGTCGTCGCTGTCGATCACCAGGTGCCCGGCCTTGGTCAGCAGCCGGTGGCAGTCGCGCGACAGGTGGCGCAACTGAAGGCGCTTGCCCGCGGCCTCGTACTTGCCGGCCACCGCCTCGATCGCCTGCAGCGCAGATTGGTCGACCACCCGGCTGTCGGCGAAATCGACAATCACCGCCTTGGGGTCGCCCTCGATGTCGAAGAGCTCGGCGAAGCCGTCGGACGAGCCAAAGAACAGCGGACCCTGGATCTGGTAGACCTTGGCGCCCTCGGGCGTCGTGTAGCTCTTGGCGTGGATGCGGCGCGCGTTGTTCCAGGCATAGGCCAGTGCCGAGACGATCACACCGACGACCACCGCCACCGCGAGATCCTCGAAGACCGTCACCACGGTCACCAGCACGATGACGAAGGCGTCCGTCAGCGGCACCTTGGCGAGGATACGCAGGCTGTTCCAGGCGAAGGTGCCGATCACCACCATGAACATCACCCCGACCAGCGCCGCGAGCGGGATGAGTTCGATCAGCTGCGAGGCGAAGAGGATGAAGGACAGCAGGAAGAGCGCCGCGACGATGCCGGCGATGCGGGTGCGCCCGCCCGACTTCACGTTGATCATCGACTGGCCGATCATCGCGCAGCCGCCCATGCCGCCGAAGAAGCCGGTGACCACGTTGGCGGTCCCCTGGGCGATGCACTCCTGGCTGGCGCCGCCGCGCTGGCCGGTCATCTCGCCGACGAGGTTGAGGGTCAGCAGGCTTTCGATCAGGCCGATGGCGGCGAGGATCACCGCATAGGGCAGGATGATCTGCAACGTCTCGAGGTTGAGCGGCACCATTGGCAGGTGGAACGGCGGGAAGCTGCCCTCGATCGAGGCCATGTCGCCGACCCGCGGCACGTCGAGCCCGAAGGCGATGACGATGGCGGCGGTCACCGCGATGCCCGCCAGCGGCGCCGGGATAACCTTGGTCACCTTCGGCAGCAGCCAGATGATCGCCATGGTCAGCACCACCAGCCCCAGCATCATCGCAAGCTGCGGACCCGCGAGCCACTCACCGGGCGTCACCCCCGGCACTGCGGTACCCGGCACCTTGAACTGCGTGAGCTGCGCCATGAAGATCACGATCGCCAGCCCGTTGACGAAGCCCAGCATCACCGGGTGCGGCACCAGCCGGATGAACTTGCCCCAGTGCATGACACCTGCGAAGATCTGCAGCAGGCCCATCAGCACCACCGTGGCGAAGAGGTATTCGACGCCATGGTCTGCGACCAGCGCCACCATGACCACGGCGAGCGCGCCGGTGGCGCCCGAGATCATCCCCGGCCGTCCGCCGATCAGCGCGGTGATCAACCCCACGAGGAAGGCGGCATAGAGCCCGACCAGCGGATGCACCCCCGCCACGAAGGCAAAGGCCACGGCCTCGGGCACCAGGGCCAACGCCACGGTCAGGCCCGACAGGATGTCGGTGCGGATCTGTGCGGGAGTGAGCCGCGCCGTCGGCGAGAGGCTCAGGTCGGGTTTCTGAATACGGCTGGCGTATCGCGCCAGGAGGGCTTTGGCCATGGGGAGCTGTTCCAATCGGTCTGTTTGCGCGCGCCCCTGCCCATAAGGCACAGAGGCTGCGAGCGCTACCCGGAGGTGCCGAATTTCGGCAGATCCGCCACGAATGGTGCAGATCCGGCATCCGGAGGCGCCGCGGGGCCGCAGATCCCGCCCCTTTCCTTCGCCGACGCCGCGGGGCAGGCTGCGCGCAAAAGGAGACCGCGCATGGCAAAGACGATGATCGGGGTGATCGGCGGATCCGGGGTCTATGACCTCGATACGCTGGAGGACCGCGCCTGGGTGACGGTGGACACGCCCTGGGGGGCGCCCTCGGACCAGATCCTCACCGGCAGGCTGGCGGGGGTCAAGATGGCCTTCCTGCCGCGCCATGGCCGCGACCACCGGCTGTCGCCCTCGAGCGTGCCCTACCGTGCCAATATCGACGCGCTGAAGCGGCTGGGAGTGACCGACGTTGTGTCGGTCTCGGCCTGCGGCTCGTTCCGCGAGGAGATGGCACCGGGCGATTTCGTCGTCGTCGACCAGTTCATCGACCGCACCTTCGCGCGCGAGAAGAGCTTTTTCGGCACCGGCTGTGTCGCGCATGTCTCGCTCGCCCGTCCCACCTGTCCGCGGCTCGGCGCCCATGCGCGCGCCGCGGCGCGCGATGCGGGGATCACGGTGCATGACGGCGGCACCTATCTCGCCATGGAAGGCCCGCAGTTCTCGACGCTCGCTGAATCGCGCCTTTACCGCGAGAGCTGGGGCGCCGACGTCATCGGCATGACCAACATGCCAGAGGCCAAGCTCGCCCGCGAGGCCGAGCTCTGCTACGCCTCGGTCGCCATGGTCACCGACTACGACTGCTGGCACGAGGATCACGGCGCGGTCGAGGTCTCGGACATTCTGCAGGTGCTGCAGGGCAATGCCGAGAAGGCCCGCGCGCTGGTCTCGCGCCTGCCGGCGCTGCTCGGGGCGAGCCGCGCGCCCTGCACGCATGGCTGCGACCGGGCGCTCGAACATGCACTCATCACCGCCCCCGCTGCGCGCGATCCCGAGGTGCTGGCAAGGCTGGATGCCGTGGCCGGCCGGCTGCTCTGAAGGCGCTCATTCCGCCATTGCCCCGCGCGCGCCGCCGCGCCAGACTGCCCGCTGAACAGGACAGGACACCGCCATGCCCCTCGATCTCTGGCTGACCTTCGTCGCCGCCTCTGTCGCGCTGTTGCTGATCCCGGGCCCGACGGTGCTGCTGGTGCTGTCCTACGCGCTCTCCAAGGGCCGCTCGGTGGCGCTGGCCTCGGCGGCGGGCGTTGCGCTCGGCGATTTCACGGCCATGAGCCTGTCGCTCGCCGGGCTTGGTGCGCTGGTGCTGGCCTCGGCCACCGCCTTTACCGTGTTGAAGTGGATCGGCGCTCTCTACCTGGTCTGGATGGGGGTGAAACTGCTGCGCTCGGCCCCCGGTGCCGGGCTGGCGGTGCCCCGCGACGCGGTGAGCGCCCGCGGGGTCTTCGGTCATGCCGCGGCGGTGACCGCGCTCAACCCCAAGAGCATCGCTTTCTTCATCGCTTTCGTGCCGCAGTTCGTCAACGCCTCGGCGCCGCTCCTGCCGCAGTTCGCGTTGCTGGTGGCCACCTTCGTCACCCTTGCGGCGCTCAACGTGCTGGCCTATGCGCTGGCCGCCGACCGGCTGCGCCGGCTGATCGGCCGCCCCTCGGTGCTCGCCTGGCTCACCCGCGCCGGAGGCGCGGCGCTGATCGCCATGGGCGCCCTCACCGCCACGCTGCGCCGCGCCGCCTGACCCTGCCGCGCGCGGCATCTGTCACAGGATCCTTCCGATGAAGCCTCCCAAGTCCATTCCCGATTACATCCGCACGATCCCCGACTACCCGCATGCAGGGATCCTGTTCCGCGACGTGACGCCGCTCTGCGCCGACCCGCAGGGGTTCCGTCTGGCGGTGGACCAGCTCACCCTGCCCTTCACCGGCCAGAAGATCGACAAGGTGATCGGACCCGAGGCGCGCGGCTTCCTGCTCGGCGGCGCGGTGGCGCACCAGCTTTCAGCGGGCTTCGCGGCGCTGCGCAAAGAGGGCAAGCTGCCGCCGCCGGTGATCGCGCAGAGCTACGCGCTGGAATACGGCGAGGCGGTGGTGGAGCTCTCGGAGCACGCCATCGCGCCCGGCGAGCAGGTGCTGCTGGTGGATGATCTCATCGCCACGGGCGGCACCGCCGAGGCGGCGGTGGCGCTCGTCGAGCGGCTTGGCGGCACCGTGGTCGGCGCCGCCTTCATCGTCGACCTGCCCGATCTCGGCGGCCGCAAGCGGCTCGAAGCGCTCGGCGTCAAGGTCCACGCGCTCTGCGCCTACGAAGGCCTCTGACCAATAAGACGCGGCGGTGCCTCTCGGCCCGCCGTGCTTACTCTCTTTGCAAACGCCGCCGTCGGGAAACCCGGCCGTCAGGCCGGAGGGGGGCAGCCCCACCCTTCCCCCAGGGCTCAGGCGGCGTTGCTGTTGGCTGCCTTGCGGGGCGCGTTCGAGTTGCGGTCGATGAAGTCGAGTACCAGCGGCCGGATGTTGCTGCGCCAGCTGCGCCCGGCAAAGATGCCGTAATGGCCCGCTCCCGGCTCGAGGTGACGGCCCTTCTTGCTGTCCGGCAGGCCGGTGCAGAGGTCGAGCGCGGCGACACATTGGCCCGGGGCCGAGATGTCATCGTTGGCGCCCTCGACGGTCATCACCGCCACGTCAGTGATCTTGCCGATGTCGACCTTGTGCCCGTCCACGATAAAATTGTTCGAGGCAATCTCACCGTTCTTGAAGATCCGCTCGACGGTCGAGAGGTAGAACTCGGCGGTCATGTCCATCACCGCGAGATACTCGTCGTAGAAGCGGTTGTGCGCGTCGTAATCCGAGGCCTCTCCACGGGTGACGCGGAGGATCTGCTCGGAGAACGCCTTGGAGTGACGCTCGGCGTTCATCGACATGAAGGAGGCGAGCTGCAGCAGCCCCGGGTAGACCGCCCTTCCGACGCCGGCGTACTTGTAGCCGACGCGTTGAATCATCGTCTCTTCGAGCTGCCCCATGGTCACGCGGTGGCCAAAATCGGTGACGTCGGTGGGCGTGGCATTGGGGTCGATCGGCCCGCCGATCAGCGTCATCGTGCGCGGCTGCGCGGCGGGCTCGAGTTCGGCGAGATAGGCGGTGGCCGCCAGCGTCAGCGGCGCCGGCTGGCAGACCGCGATCACGTTGGTGTCCGGCCCAAGCGCGCGCATGAAGTCCATCAGGTAGAGGGTGTAGTCCTCGATATCGAACTTGCCCTCGGAGACCGGGATGTCGCGGGCGTTTTTCCAGTCGGTGACGTAGAGCTCGCAATCGGGCAGCAGCGAGACGGCCGTGGAGCGCAGCAGCGTCGCATAGTGGCCGGACATGGGCGCGACCAGCAGCACCTTGCGCTCCTTG
The sequence above is a segment of the Alloyangia pacifica genome. Coding sequences within it:
- the phaZ gene encoding polyhydroxyalkanoate depolymerase is translated as MRQMATYDLMETFRNTNQWLGATARTMASYPAFAAIPNPMIGLMAAWGEVTERTFERMVVKPDWGIRTVTCNDGRDHVVEPTTVVEKAFGDLVHFEVVGRPTKERKVLLVAPMSGHYATLLRSTAVSLLPDCELYVTDWKNARDIPVSEGKFDIEDYTLYLMDFMRALGPDTNVIAVCQPAPLTLAATAYLAELEPAAQPRTMTLIGGPIDPNATPTDVTDFGHRVTMGQLEETMIQRVGYKYAGVGRAVYPGLLQLASFMSMNAERHSKAFSEQILRVTRGEASDYDAHNRFYDEYLAVMDMTAEFYLSTVERIFKNGEIASNNFIVDGHKVDIGKITDVAVMTVEGANDDISAPGQCVAALDLCTGLPDSKKGRHLEPGAGHYGIFAGRSWRSNIRPLVLDFIDRNSNAPRKAANSNAA